The uncultured Desulfatiglans sp. DNA window CCATCTTGTCCGTGAGCGCCTCCACAAAGTAGGAACCGCCGAGCGGATCGATGGTATTGGCCACGCCGGACTCCTCCGCGATGATCTGCTGAGTCCGGAGTGCGATCGTGGCGGCCTCTTCGGTGGGAATGGCAAGGACCTCGTCGAGCGAATTGGTGTGCAGAGATTGCGTTCCTCCCAGGACCGCCGCAAGGGCCTCCAGCGCCGTCCGCACAACGTTGTTGTAAGGCTGCTGGGCCGTCAAGGAGCAGCCGGCCGTCTGGGTGTGGAACCGGAGCCACCAGGAGCGCGGGTTCTGCGCCTTGAAGCGCTCGCGCATGATCTTGCCCCACATCCGCCGGGCAGCCCGGAACTTGGCGATCTCCTCGAAGAAATCCAGGTGGGAGTTGAAGAAAAAGGAGAAGCGCGGCGCGAACGAGTCGATCGGCAGGCCGCGCTTCAAGGCCTCTTCGGTGTAAGCGATGCCGTCGGCGAGCGTGAAAGCCAGCTCCTGCACCGCCGTCGAGCCCGCCTCCCGGATGTGATACCCGCTGATGCTGATCGTGTTCCAGCGCGGGACCTCGCGGGTGCCGAACTCGACGGTGTCGGTCACAAGCCGCACGGAGGGCCGCGGCGGGCACATGAAGGTCTTCTGGGCGATGAATTCCTTCAGCATGTCGTTCTGGATGGTGCCCCCAATCACATTGCGCGGGATCCCGCGGTTTTCCGCCATCGCGATGTACATGGCCCAGACGACGGAGGCTGGGGGGTTGATGGTCATGGAGGTGGTGATCTGATCGATCGGCAGACCGTCGAAGAGGTCTTCCATGTCCTTCAGGGTGTCGATGGCGACCCCGCAGCGGCCGCATTCACCGCGCGCCTTGGGGGCATCGGAGTCGTAGCCCATGAGGGTCGGCATGTCGAAGGCCGTCGACAAACCGGTCTGGCCGGCGTTGACCAGCACGTGAAACCGGCGGTTGGTGTCCCTGGCGCTGCCCAGCCCGGCAAACATGCGCATCGTCCACAGCCGCCCGCGGTACATGGACGGCTGCACGCCGCGGGTGAACGGGTATTCGCCCGGAAAGCCCAGGGCATCCATGTAGCGCTGGTCCCGGACATCGAGCGGGGTATAGAGGCGGTCGATCTCGACGTCCGAAACGGTCGAGAACCGCTCCAGCCGCTCGCCGTGCTGCCTGAAGATCTTTTCCAGCTCTTTACGCCAGCGTTCTTCCGCCTTTTCGATGTCCCCGAACACCTTCGGGTTGAAGGTCGTAGACATGCGGCACCCTCCTTTTTGGACCGACGATCCCTCGAACCGGCCGACGGGTCGACGCCGGTTCAGTCAGCATGTTCAGGGAATGGTTATCCAGCCCGACCCCGTTTCCAGTCAGGGAGCTATTTCCCCTTCAGGAGGTTTCGCGCCACCACCAGGCGCATGATCTCATTGGTTCCTTCGTAGATCTGGCAGATCTTGGCATCCCGCATGTGCCGCTCCATGGGATACTCCCGGGAGTAGCCATAGCCGCCGAGGATCTGAACCCCCTCGATCGAGGCCCGCATGGTGATGTCCGAAGCGAACATCTTGGCCATAGCGGCCTCTTTTTCATAAGGCATGTGGTGGTCTTCGAGCCACGCCGCCCGAAGCGTCAGGAGCTCCGCGGCATCGAGCTCGGTCGCCATGTCGGCCAGCTTCCACTGGATCGCCTGGAAGCTCGAGATGGGCTTGTTGAACTGCTCGCGCGTCCTGGCGTAGACGAGGGACTCCTCCAGCACCGCGCGGCCGATGCCGATCGCCTGGGAGGCGATCCCGATGCGGCCGCCATCCAGGGTGCTGAGCATCTGCTTGAACCCTTCCCCCTCCTGCCCCAGCAGGGCATCGACGGGCAGGCGGGCGTCCTCGAAGACCAGTTCGGCCGTGCCGGAGGCGAGGATGCCCAGTTTTTCCTCCACGCGCCCCACCTTGAAGCCGGGCGTGTTTTCGAGATCGGCCACGAAGGTGCTGATGCCCTTGTAGCCCTTGCCCTTGTCGGTCACGGCGGCGAGCACGCAATAGGAGGCGACGTTCCCGTTGGTGATGAA harbors:
- the acdA gene encoding Acyl-CoA dehydrogenase, giving the protein MDFALTDEQQMVREMARRFAEAEIKPKAAELDATHAHPAAIVRELGELKMLGIAVPEEYGGGGMDYVSYVLALIEVSKACASTGVIMSVNNSLYCFPVMAYGTHEQKKKYLEPCASGERLGCYGLTEAGAGSDPSAMRTTALRDGDEWIINGEKKFITNGNVASYCVLAAVTDKGKGYKGISTFVADLENTPGFKVGRVEEKLGILASGTAELVFEDARLPVDALLGQEGEGFKQMLSTLDGGRIGIASQAIGIGRAVLEESLVYARTREQFNKPISSFQAIQWKLADMATELDAAELLTLRAAWLEDHHMPYEKEAAMAKMFASDITMRASIEGVQILGGYGYSREYPMERHMRDAKICQIYEGTNEIMRLVVARNLLKGK